In one window of Pseudooceanicola aestuarii DNA:
- a CDS encoding NUDIX hydrolase, translating to MSSEFKPETFFPGCSNAEIHTQYAALCYRMKGDKPQILLITSRGTGRWVVPKGWPMSGKTPEEAALREAYEEAGVMGRAGRRPIGIYPYYKVLEKGDDLPTVVTLFPVRVRLLKAEFPEMDQRRRKWFSRKKAAARVEEPELARMLRKFDPSKLRG from the coding sequence GTGTCTTCAGAATTCAAACCCGAAACTTTTTTTCCGGGATGCTCCAACGCGGAAATCCATACCCAATACGCCGCCCTGTGCTACCGGATGAAGGGCGACAAGCCGCAGATTTTGCTGATCACCTCGCGCGGGACAGGCCGGTGGGTCGTGCCCAAGGGTTGGCCCATGTCGGGCAAGACCCCGGAGGAGGCCGCCCTGCGCGAAGCCTACGAGGAAGCCGGGGTGATGGGGCGCGCGGGACGCCGCCCGATCGGGATCTACCCTTATTACAAGGTACTGGAAAAGGGCGACGACCTGCCCACCGTGGTCACGCTGTTCCCGGTGCGGGTGCGCCTGCTGAAGGCCGAGTTCCCCGAGATGGACCAGCGCCGCCGCAAGTGGTTCTCCCGCAAGAAGGCCGCCGCCCGCGTCGAGGAACCGGAACTGGCGCGGATGCTGCGCAAGTTCGACCCGTCCAAGCTGAGGGGATGA
- a CDS encoding fumarylacetoacetate hydrolase family protein, which yields MKLVTFDQDGHPQRIGVLDGTEIAVLDPATPAFASMQALIEAGPEGLDAARAATDAAPRVPVAQARLRAPLPVPIQMRDCLTFEMHLRNARGRMQGIDPMQVEMPQVWYDQPIYYKANRFSVSGPEDEVIWPQGETRLDYELELACIIGKGGGDISRADAPGHVWGFTIFNDFSARDHQMAEMAGGLGPAKGKDFRTANAMGPCIVTADEIGDGSGLTMVARVNGEEWSRGSSSTMHHDFARIIEHVSRDEILHPGEILGSGTVGEGCGLELGKFLNPGDVVELEIEGIGILRNTIAQTRR from the coding sequence ATGAAACTAGTCACCTTCGACCAGGACGGTCACCCGCAGCGCATCGGGGTTCTGGACGGGACGGAAATCGCCGTCCTGGATCCTGCCACCCCGGCCTTCGCTTCGATGCAGGCGCTGATCGAGGCAGGGCCCGAGGGGCTGGACGCTGCCCGCGCCGCCACGGACGCCGCCCCCCGCGTGCCCGTGGCGCAGGCCCGCCTGCGCGCGCCCCTGCCCGTGCCGATCCAGATGCGCGACTGCCTGACCTTCGAGATGCACCTGCGCAATGCGCGCGGCCGGATGCAGGGGATCGACCCGATGCAGGTGGAGATGCCGCAGGTCTGGTACGACCAGCCGATCTATTACAAGGCCAACCGCTTTTCCGTCTCCGGCCCGGAAGACGAGGTGATCTGGCCGCAGGGCGAAACCCGGCTGGACTACGAGCTGGAGCTGGCCTGCATCATCGGCAAGGGCGGCGGCGACATCTCCCGTGCCGATGCGCCGGGCCATGTCTGGGGCTTTACCATCTTCAATGATTTCTCCGCCCGCGATCACCAGATGGCCGAGATGGCCGGCGGCCTTGGCCCGGCGAAGGGCAAGGATTTCCGCACCGCCAACGCGATGGGCCCCTGCATCGTCACGGCGGACGAGATCGGCGACGGATCGGGCCTGACCATGGTCGCCCGGGTGAACGGAGAGGAATGGTCGCGCGGCAGTTCCTCCACCATGCACCACGATTTCGCCCGCATCATCGAACATGTCAGCCGCGACGAGATCCTGCATCCGGGAGAGATCCTTGGATCGGGCACCGTGGGCGAAGGCTGCGGGCTGGAGCTGGGCAAATTCCTGAACCCCGGCGACGTGGTCGAACTGGAGATCGAAGGCATCGGGATTTTGCGCAACACGATAGCGCAAACACGGCGCTGA
- a CDS encoding glutathione S-transferase family protein — MLELLNNPISTCSQKVRLTLHEKGLSFTDTRIDFRAKEHLTPEYLAINPDGVVPSLLHDGQPVLDSSVIMEYLDEVYPDRSLTPADPLARAKMRKWLRFIEEVPTLAIRIPSFNQVFVRHRKDLSADDLKKDTEARTLRRTFYNEMGRDGFSDARHAESLERLRETVTRMDAALAQNDWLCGSAPTLADFCVVPTIDRMRDLGLSHIWEGLPHFARWWDAMQQRPAYLATYYPGTRVSDIYDDLKETA, encoded by the coding sequence ATGCTGGAGCTGCTGAACAACCCGATCTCCACCTGTTCGCAAAAGGTGCGCCTGACGCTGCACGAGAAGGGCCTCTCCTTCACCGACACCCGCATCGACTTCCGCGCCAAGGAACACCTGACCCCGGAATACCTGGCGATCAATCCCGACGGGGTGGTGCCCTCGCTGCTGCATGACGGGCAGCCCGTGCTGGATAGTTCGGTCATCATGGAATACCTGGACGAGGTCTATCCCGACCGTTCCCTGACCCCCGCCGATCCGCTGGCCCGCGCCAAGATGCGAAAATGGCTTCGCTTCATCGAGGAGGTGCCCACCCTCGCGATCCGCATCCCCTCGTTCAACCAGGTCTTCGTCCGCCATCGCAAGGATCTGAGCGCGGATGACCTGAAGAAGGACACCGAGGCCCGCACCCTGCGCCGCACCTTCTACAACGAGATGGGCCGCGACGGGTTCTCCGACGCGCGCCATGCGGAATCGCTGGAACGCCTGCGGGAGACGGTGACGCGGATGGATGCCGCCCTGGCGCAGAACGACTGGCTCTGCGGGTCCGCGCCGACGCTGGCGGATTTCTGCGTCGTGCCCACGATCGACCGGATGCGCGACCTGGGCCTGTCCCACATCTGGGAGGGACTGCCCCATTTCGCCCGCTGGTGGGACGCGATGCAGCAGCGCCCGGCCTACCTTGCCACCTATTACCCCGGCACTCGCGTCTCCGACATCTATGACGACCTGAAGGAAACCGCATGA
- a CDS encoding MBL fold metallo-hydrolase produces the protein MYSDTTRTLQDLGDGLFAWVQGDGSWGWSNSGLITGADGSSLMVDTLFTGRLTQDMLDAYRRATPAANTIDTLVNTHSNGDHTFGNHLVGDARIIGSQACAEEMEERPASHFKAAVQNPEAHGAFGQFLYETMGVRFDFSDAEHVPPTETFTGSRTLEVDGRRVELTELGPAHTRGDIIVHVPDARTVFTGDILFSGGHPIIWAGPIGNWIAACDHIMGLDVDIVVPGHGPVGDKKAVQDLRAYLVSVDEQARACHAAGLGWEEAAWQVGYDAFDSWLDRERVVANVANVYREVSKGAIDPSVEDIMTQMLRYRRGAECAHDGPCGCHGSA, from the coding sequence ATGTATTCCGACACCACGCGCACGTTGCAGGATCTGGGCGACGGGTTGTTCGCCTGGGTGCAGGGCGATGGCTCCTGGGGGTGGTCCAATTCCGGGCTGATCACCGGGGCCGACGGGTCGTCGCTGATGGTGGACACGCTGTTCACCGGGCGGCTGACGCAGGACATGCTGGACGCCTACCGCCGCGCCACCCCCGCAGCCAACACCATCGACACGCTGGTCAACACCCATTCCAACGGCGACCACACCTTCGGCAATCACCTGGTGGGCGATGCCCGCATCATCGGCTCCCAGGCCTGCGCCGAGGAAATGGAGGAACGCCCCGCCAGCCATTTCAAGGCCGCTGTGCAGAACCCCGAAGCCCACGGCGCCTTTGGCCAGTTCCTGTACGAGACGATGGGCGTGCGCTTCGACTTTTCCGATGCCGAACACGTCCCGCCGACGGAGACCTTCACCGGTTCCCGCACGCTGGAGGTCGACGGCCGCCGGGTGGAACTGACGGAACTGGGCCCGGCCCACACCCGCGGCGACATCATCGTTCACGTCCCGGACGCGCGCACCGTCTTTACCGGGGATATCCTGTTCTCGGGCGGGCATCCGATCATCTGGGCGGGCCCGATCGGCAACTGGATCGCCGCCTGCGACCACATCATGGGCCTGGACGTGGACATCGTGGTGCCCGGCCACGGTCCGGTGGGCGACAAGAAGGCCGTGCAGGATCTGCGCGCCTATCTGGTCAGCGTCGATGAACAGGCCCGCGCCTGTCACGCCGCCGGGCTGGGCTGGGAAGAGGCCGCATGGCAGGTCGGTTACGACGCCTTCGACAGCTGGCTGGACCGCGAACGCGTGGTGGCCAACGTGGCCAATGTCTACCGCGAGGTGTCGAAGGGGGCCATCGACCCCAGCGTCGAGGACATCATGACCCAGATGCTGCGCTATCGCCGGGGGGCCGAATGCGCCCATGACGGTCCCTGCGGCTGCCACGGGAGCGCGTGA